The Mytilus galloprovincialis chromosome 7, xbMytGall1.hap1.1, whole genome shotgun sequence genome has a window encoding:
- the LOC143084122 gene encoding uncharacterized protein LOC143084122 yields the protein MKCYHFSYLLFVINFVRITHGGWGLQEGRTNVMKREWYVSEKYHKKCHFWKWGRCTRYRAKYQYNLYCKTGWSNDYWQTGCIYAICDGKIKSAACNKYYSNDIIRRRDGSTEKSSGGKCSRPNICTGCNNGFYSDGPYCRICPPIDHCNHRDCRSVGDNHCEWCDGEIKPKKSWRAYVPYPKSTKTSCLKACSWRSDSTRCFPGTCAEDLASNCNCMKGFGGHHCDNIIIDVDVKYAEAKLIHKVGATDKIITTPIDPNDPGPQPIRWTNNVAWQTAELEFNSKFPDIGAHPPMDPAGETHYVKDFKYGIIYAAMELRYDKGTHFIIDNTVNLM from the exons ATGAAGTGCTATCATTTCAGTTATCTTTTGTTTGTGATTAATTTTGTACGAATCACACATGGTGGGTGGGGACTTCAAGAAGGAAG GACAAATGTTATGAAAAGAGAATGgtatgtttcagaaaaatatcacaaaaaatgccatttttggaaATGGGGACGCTGTACAAGATATAG GGCAAAGTATCAATATAATCTATACTGCAAAACTGGTTGGTCAAATGACTATTGGCAGACCGGATGCATTTATG CCATATGTGATGGGAAGATAAAAAGTGCAGCTTGCAACAAGTACTACAGTAATGACATAATCAGGAGGCGTGATGGGAGTACAGAAAAATCTAGTGGTGGAAAATGCTCTCGACCAAATATATGTACTGGCTGTAACAATGGATTCTACTCTGATGGACCTTATTGCCGAA TTTGTCCTCCAATAGATCACTGCAATCACAGAGATTGCAGATCAGTGGGTGACAACCATTGTGAGTGGTGTGATGGggaaataaaaccaaaaaaaagttgGAGAGCGTATGTGCCGTATCCAAAGAGCACGAAAACGTCTTGTCTAA AGGCTTGTTCTTGGAGATCGGATAGTACTAGATGTTTTCCGGGAACATGCGCAGAGGACCTTGCTTCTAATTGCAATTGCATGAAAGGGTTTGGAGGACATCATTGTGATAATA TCATTATTGACGTTGATGTAAAATATGCAGAAGCCAAACTGATTCATAAAGTTGGTGCGACAGACAAAATAATTACAACACCAATTGATCCAAATGATCCAGGTCCTCAACCTATAAGATGGACAAATAATGTAGCATGGCAAACTGCTGAACTGGAATTCAATAGCAAGTTTCCGGATATTGGAGCGCACCCACCTATGGATCCAGCAGGCGAAACTCATTATGTAAAGGATTTTAAATATGGGATCATTTATGCTGCAATGGAGCTACGTTATGACAAGGGTACacattttattatagataacaCTGTCAATTTGATGTAa